The DNA region TGCTGCGCGCGCAGGCGGCCGTGGCCGAGGGCGTGGCCCGGGCCGAGCTGCTGGAGCGGCTCGCCGGCCACCTCGAGCGCGCCGGGGACGCGGCCGGCGCCGCCGACGCGCTGCTCGAGGCGCTGGAGGCCGACCCCGAGCGCGACCTCACCTGGTCGTGGCTCCTGTCGGTGGCGGCCGGCGACCCGGCGCGGCTCGCCCGCGCCGAGGCCATCCGCGCCCGCAGCGCCGCCCCCGCCCCCGAGCTGCCGCCGCCCGCCGGGTGGTCGGACGAGGAGATCGCGCTCGCGGCCGAGGCGCCCGGCGCGCTGCCCGCCACGCCGGCGGTGGGCGCCGAGCTCGGGCCGGATCACCCCCTGCCGGTCGCGGAGCTGGCCGCCCGCGGGCGCGCCTGCCTGCAGGCCGCGGAGTGGGAGCCGGCGCGCGCCTGGCTCGCGGAGGCGCTGGCCCGCGACCCGTCGGACCTGACGCTCGCCCGCGACCTCTCGCGCGCCGCCGAGAAGCTGGGCCGCTTCGACGACTACGTGCGCCTGGGCGAGGCCTGCGCCGACGCCATCGCCGCCTACGACCCGCTCGCCGCCGCCGCGCGGCTGCGCCACTTCGCCGAGCTGCTCCGCACCCGGCTCGCCGACCCGGAGCGCGCCGCGGTGATGCTGGAGAAGGCGCTCTCGCTCGTGCCGGACGACCTCGAGGCGCAGCGCGAGCTGCTCGTGGCCCGGGCGGCGCGCCCGGAGACGCAGGCCCGCGCCGCCGAGGGCTGGCTGGAGCTGGCGCGGCGCGATCCCTCCGACGCGACCGCGCTCGCGGAGGCGAGCGCGCTGTGCGCGGACCTCGCGGCCGCCGAGCGGACCGGCGCGGATGCGTCCGCCCGCCTCGCCGAGCGCGCGCGCCTGGCCGCCTCGCTCGCCGCCTTCGCCGATCCGTCGCGCAGCGCGCCCGGCGGGGCGCCGGTGGCCGCGCACCTGCCGGCCGCGCTCCGCGAGCGGGTGGCGGCGCCGGGCGCGAACGGCCCCTGCGCGCGCCTGCTCTCGCTGCTCGCGCCCTGGCTCGAGCCGCTGTTCCCGGCCGACCTCGCCGCCCGCGGCGCCGGCCCGGCCGACCGGCTCGCGCCCGCCGCCGCCCCGGCGCTGCACGCCGCGCTGGAGCGGGCCGCCCGCGCGCTGGAGGCCCGCCCGCACGCGGCGCTCCTGGGCGCCCGCCCCGGGCGCGAGGTGGTGATCGAGAACACCCGCCCGCCCTCGGTGGTGCTGCCGGCCGGGCTCGCGGACCTGCCGGAGGGCGCGCTCGCGTTCCTGGCCGCCCGCACGCTCGACCTCGTCGAGCACGGCTGGGCGCTGCTCGGGAAGTTCGCGCCGCGCGACGCCGCCATCCTGCTCGAGCTGGCCTGCCGCTTCGGCGGCGGCGCGCCGCCCGCCATGGGCCTACCGGCCGCGCACGCCGGCGCGTTCCTCGCCGCGCTGGAGCGGACCGTGCCGGGCGAGGTGAGCGCCACCGCGGCCGCGCTGGCGGGCCCGGCCGCGGCGGAGCTGCGTACCCTCGACCCGCGCGCGCTCGCGGCGGCGGTGCGCCGGACCGCGAACCGGGTGGGCCTGCTGCACGCCGGCGACCCGGGCCACGCCCTGCGCACGCTGGCGCTCCTCGACCGGCGCCTCGACGGCGGGCCGCTCGATCCGGCCGAGGCGCTCGCGCTCCCCGACCTCCGCGACCTCGCGCTCCTGGCCCTGTCGGATCCGTTCGTCGAGCTCCGGCTCGCGGTGCTAGGCTAGCCGGCCCCGTGCCCCGCCGTCCGTCCCACCGCGCGCCGCGCGCGCTCACCCTGGCAACCCTGCTCGCCGCGCTCGGCGCCCCCGCGTGCAACAGCGACGGCGGCGAGGACTGCCCGGGCGAGGTGATCGGCGTGTTCGGCCTGCAGGCCCGCCGGGTGGACGCCTCGACGGCCTGCACGGTGGGGCCTGAGGGCGGCTGGGCCGCGGCGGTGCCGGCGACCATCCCGGCGGAGCTCGCGGCCGATGCGGCGGCGGTGTTCCCGGTGACGCTGGCGCAGGACCCGCGCACCGGCGCGGTGGCGCTCTGCACCGGGCGCGAGCACGAGGCGGTGCTGCGCGGGGCGCGGAGCGGCGACCACGTCCAGGCCTCGGCGGCGGCCGGCGAGGCGGTCCTGAGCGCCTGCGCCGCCACCTGCACCGCGGCGCTCACCGTCGCGATCGAGGGCGACCTCGCGTTCCCGGCGGGCGGGCCGCCGACGCTCGCGGGGACGCTGGTGGAGACCTACGGGGCGACCGGCGGCGCGTGCGCGCCCTGCGTGCTCCCCTGCACCGCGAGCTACGCGTTCACCGCGGTGGCCCGCTAGGATCCGGAGATGGCGAAGGCGACGAGCGAGGCGCGGCGCGCGGTGGTGCTCCTGTCGGGCGGGCTCGACTCGAGCACCTGCCTGGCGGTGGCGCGCGCCGAGGGGCTGGAGGCGCACTGCCTCTCGGTGGACTACGGGCAGCGGCACAAGGGGGAGCTGGCGCGGGCGCGGCGGATCGCGCGGGCGCTCGGCGCCGCCGGCCACCGCGTGGTGAAGGTGGACCTCTCCGCGTTCGGCGGGTCGGCGCTCACCGACGCGGCCATCGCGGTGCCGAAGGGGCGCAGCGAGGCGAGGATGGCCCGGGACATCCCGGTCACCTACGTGCCGGCCCGCAACACGGTGATGCTCTCGCTCGCGCTCGCCCACGCCGAGGTGATCGGCGCGGAGCAGATCTTCGTGGGCGTGAACGCCATCGACTACTCCGGCTACCCGGACTGCCGCCCGGCGTTCCTGCATGCGTTCGAGCGGCTGGCGAAGGTCGCGACCCGGGCCGGCGTGGAGGGGCATCCGCTCCGCATCCGGGCGCCGCTGCTCCGGCTCTCGAAGGCGGGGATCGTCCGGCTGGGCACGAAGCTCGGCGTCCCGTACCGCATGACCCTCTCGTGCTACGACCCGATCCGCGGCCGCGCCTGCGGCCGATGCGATGCCTGCAGCCTGCGCCGAAAGGGATTTGCCGAGGCCGGGGTGCAGGACCCAACTCAATACGCGAAGTGACCGGCCGGAGGGCCGTCGGAGGAGACCCGCAAGGATGCCGCAGATCACGAGGAAGTACCCCGGCAAGAAGGCCGGTGAGATCTACGAGAAGGTGGACGAGGTGATGGAGCGCATCGCCGAGAAGCTCTCCCTCGACTACCAGAAGGACGGCGGCGCGAAGACCGGCAAGGTCTCGAAGATGGGCGTGAGCGGCGCCTACGCGGTGAAGGACGAGGAGGTCGTCATCGACCTCAAGTTCCCGATGCTCGTCCCGGGCTCGATGCGCGACAAGGTCCAGCAGGACATCGAGCGAAAGCTGGACGGGCTGTTCGGGTAGCCCCGCTCGTCCTTCGACAGGCTCAGGACGAGCGAATTCTACCGCTCACCCTGAGCGTAGGCCGGGCCGTCAGGCCCGGCCGGAGTCGAAGGGTCACCCTGAGCGTCCCTCGACTCCGCGCGGCCCTGGCACGATCATCCGCTCACCCTGAGCGTAGGCCGGGCCGCCAGGCCCGGCCGGAGTCGAAGGGTCGGGATGAGCGGGCGGAGCCGAAGGCTCAGTCCAGCGGCACCACGATCGCCCCGGCGCGCTCGTTCATGCGCTCCACCGCGGCGTAGATCGCCTGCAGCGGAGAGTCCCCCGAGCCGGACGCCGACTTGAGCGCCGTCCGGCGGCGCTTCGCGGACGGGCCGGCCACGATGCGGGCGCCGGCGCGGCCATGCAGCGCGTCCGGCCAGACCCGGACCTGCATGCCCGCGCGGTAGAGCGCGAGCAGCACACGTCCCATCTCTGCGGCGACGCGTTCGTCGGCGTAGGTCATCGAGCTTTCCGTGGTGCGATCCCGCCGGGTCCGGCCGCGAGGCATGGCCTCATCCTCCCGGAATCCGGCGTTCGGCTGCGCATCCTAGCGGGGGTGCCTGACAGCGCCAGTTTCCGGCTCCGCCGGTCGGGTGCGGCCGGCCTGGCCAGGCCCCAACAGGCCCCTCGGACGTGGCGCCGCGGCGGCTTCTCGCCCCCGCGCGGCACGGCTACGTTCAGGGTGCATGATCGCGCGCTGGACGAGCTTCGCGGTGGGGCTGGCGCTCCTGCTCGCGCCGCTCGTGCTGGGATACGGCGAGGTCGGGCCGATCCTGCACGACGTGGCGATGGGGCTGCTCGTCTGCATCGGCACGGTCGCGGCGATCGAGTGGCCGCCGGCGCGGTACGCGCTCGCGGCGCCGGCCGCGTGGCTGGTCTGGACCGGCCGCGGCGCCTCCGAGCCCGCCGCCGGCGTGGCCGAGATGACCGCCGGCGCGGCGCTGCTGGTGCTCGCGTTCGTGCCGGGCGCGCGCGCGGTCCCGCGGCTCGGGCGCGTGGGGCGGCCGCAGGAAGACCGGCCGGACCACGCCCGCGCCTGACGCGGTGCTCCGGCCCCGCGCCGGATCGCGCATCGCGTACAATCCGCCCGTGCCCGCCGCCGCCCCCGTCGCGATCGCCCACGCCGGAGCGTCCGCGCGGTGACCCCCCGGCGCGCGAGCCCTCCCGCCGATCCGACGCGGGCCGCGCTCGACGCGCTCGCCGCGCTCGCGCCCGGCGACCAGCTCGCGGTGGCCGCGGCGCACCTGGGCGGCGACCCGCAGCCGGTGCTCGCCCGGCTCGGGCTCCGCGCCGGCTCCGAGCTGGACCCGTCGCCGGAGCGGCTCGACGGCGCGCTGCTGGAGGCGCTCTGCGCGCGGGCGCTGGCCGGCGCCGACGGCGCGGTGTTCACGCCGCCCGCCGAGGCGCGCGCCCTCGCGGCGCTGGGGCTCGCCCACGCGGCCGCGCGGCGGGGCGGGCCGGCGCCGGCGGACGCGGCGGCGGCGCTGCTCGCGGGCCGCCCGCTGCCGGCGCTCTCGCGCGCGCTCGACGGGCTCCTCGTGCTCGACCCGGCCTGCGGCGGCGGCGCGCTGCTCGCCGCGGCCGAGCGGCTGGCGCGCGGCGTGGGCGCCCGGCTGCGGCTCGCCGGGATCGACGTCGCGCCGCTGGCCGCCCGCGCCGCGGCGGCCCGGCTCGCGCTGCTCGGCGCGCGCGCCGACGTCCGCCGCGCCGACGCGCTCGCCGCCCCGTGGCCGGCCGCCGACCTGGTGCTCGCGAACCCGCCGTTCCTGCGGCACGAGCGGCTCGCCGCCGCCGCGAAGGCGCGCGCCGCCGCGGCGAGCGGGCTGGGACGGCAGGCCGACCTCTCCGCGCACTTCGCGGCGGTGGCGCTGCGGCACGCGCCGGTGGCGGCGCTGGTGTGGCCGCGGGCGCTCGACGTGTCCCGCTCGGCCGAGCCGCTCCTCGCCGACGCGCGGGCGCGCGGCGGGTTCGCGGTGCGCCTGCGCTCGCGCGCGGCCGGCAGCTTCGCCGCCTCGGTGGACACCGCGCTCGTGGTCTGGGCGGAGGGCGCCGCCGACGCGCCCGCCGCGGAGGCCTCCGTGCCGCTCGCCGCGCTCTCCGCCGCGGAGCTCTCGGCGCTCGCCCGCGGCGCCGGCGGCCCGCGGGTCCGCCTGCGGCGTCCGCGGCCCGCGGCGGCGCGCGGCGCGGCGCCCCTCGGCGCGCTGTGCGAGGTGCGCTTCGGCACGAAGAGCGGGTGCAACGCGTTCTTCCACCTCGCCCCGCTCGGCGGCGGCCGCTTCGCCTCGCCGCTCGCCGGGGAGGTCCGGCTGGCGCCGGGCGACGTGGTGCCGCTGCTCGCCTCGCTGAAGGAGGCGCGCGCGCCGGAGCTGGCCGAGCCGGCCGGCGTGCTGTTCCGCCCGCCCGCCGCGCCCGGCGCCGCCGCGCGCCGCTACCTCGCGCTCGGCGAGGCCGCCGGCGTGCACCGCCGCCCGAGCTGCGCGGGCCGCTCGCCGTGGTGGCGGCTCGCGCCCGGCCGCGGGCCCGCGCCGCTCCTCTACCCGGCCAAGGTGGGCGCGCGGGCGTTCGCGTTCCTGAACGAGGCGGGGCTGTGGGAGGACAAGAAGTGGCACGCGCTGTTCCCGCGCCCGGGCGCGCCGCCCGCCTGGCAGGTGGCGCTGCTGCTCGGCGCCACGCCCATCCGCCTCGCCGTGGACGAGGGCGCCCGCCAGCTCACCGGGGCGCAGGCCATCGCCGACGTGGACTGCCGCGTGCTCGCGGCCGCGCCGTTCCCGGCGGCGGACGCGATCCGCGCCGAGGCGGCGGAGCTCGCCGCGCTGCGCGCCGCGCTGGCCCGCGATCCCGTCACCACCGACCTGCGGGCCATGCTCGACCGGCCGGCCCAGCGGGCGCTCGATCGGCTGGCAGGGCGCCTGCTCGGCGAGACGGCCGCGGCGGTGGAGCGGCAGCGCGACGCGCTCGCGGAGCGGGTGGCGGCGCGCCTCGCGCACGCGGCCGAGGTGCGGCGGCTGCTGCTGCGGGCCGGGTGAGCCCGGTCAGGCCACGTCGCCGTCCGGCGGCAGCGCGTCCGTCAGCACGTCCGCGGCGCGCCGCGGCAGCGTCGCGACGTAGGCCGTCCCCGCGCGCGTCCGGATGCGCGCGAGCTCGCCGCGGTGCTGCAGCAGGATCTTGCGCGCGGCCGCGAGCCGGAGCGTGCCGACCTGGTCGTCGGCGCCGTCGGGCCTCACGCCGCGCTCGAAGTACGTGACGAACGTGTCGCCGCGGTCGATCGGGCGCGCGAACTGGATGCGCACCACCACGATGTCTTCGTGCGCTCGCCAGCGGAGCCACACCCGCTCGTCCGCCCGGGTCCGCTTCAGCGCGTCCTCGAGCAGGATCGTCACCGCGTAGGTGATCCGGCGCGGATCCCACTCCCCCGCCCCGTCGCGCTCGGCGTCCGGCGCGTACTCGACGACGCGGTCGGGGAACCGGGCCCCGACGTCGTCGAGCGCGCCGCGGCACAGCGCGGCGAGGGTGGTCGGCTGGAGGTCGAGCGGGAAGTCCTCGTGCTCGCCCCCGCGGTTCAGGTTCCGGTCGGCGGCCGGGGCCTGGCGGCCGAGGAGCTGCTCGCTCCCCGGGTTCATCGCGCTGGTCTCGATCGTCACGTCGTGCTCCGGAGCAGGTGACCCGCACCGCGGGCCTGGTTCATGTAGGGAAAGCCCGGCGACGTGAGGAAATTCCGGACCTGTTCCGGCGAACGTGAGCGCCCGCGAGGAGCGTCAGCCCCTCCGGCGCGGCGGGCGAGGGATCCACCGCGGGACGCGGCTCCGAAACGCGTCGTACTCGCCGCCGAACGTCTGCCTGAGCCTGGGCTCCTCGTAGCCGACCACGAACAGGTGGAACGCGAGCCAGACGAGCGCCCCGTACCCGAGCACGCGCAGGTCGCCGAGAAGCAGCCCCTGCCCGGCGATCACCGAGAGGACCGCGACGTACATGGGGTTCCGGACGTATCGGTACAGCCCGCTCACCACGAGGCGCCTGGGCGGGAGGACCGGCGCGGGCGTGCCGAGCCCGCGGATCGCGAAGCGCGCGAACGACTCGAGCACCGCGGCGACGCCCGCGAGGACCAGGATCGCCCCCAGGGCGCGCGCCCCGGTGAACGGGGGCGGCCGCATGCGCCACCCCGCGATCCACCACGGCACCACCCCGGCCACGGTCGCCGGGGCGATGGCGAGGAAGACGAGCGTCCCGAGGAGCGCCATGCGCCGGGACAGCGGGGGGCCGGGCGAGCGGATGGCCAGCGCCTCAGCCCCGCGGCGCCTCGCGCGCCTGGCAGTCCGGGCAGGTCCCCACCAGCTCGTGGTGGTGCGCCTCCAGCCGGAACCCGTACCGCGCGGCCACCTCGCGCTGCAGGATCTCGAACGCCTCGAACTCGAACTCGACCACCTTCCCGCAGCGGGAGCAGACCAGGTGGTCGTGGTGGTGGCGGCCGAAGGTGGTCTCGTAGCTGCGGGCGTCGCCCGCGACGATGGCGGGCTCGAGGATGCCCGCCTCGGCCAGGAGCGGCAGGGTCCGGTACACGGTGGCCTTGGACCCGCGGATCCCGCGCTGCTTCAGGTCCGCGATCAGCTCGTCGATGGGGTAGTGCCCCTGGCGCGCGAGGGCGGCCTCCACGATGGCGGCGCGGGCCTCGGTGAGCCGCAGGTCCCGCTGATGCAGGAACCGCTCGAAGCGCTCCAGCGCCTCGCGCGTGCGCCCGTCCACGCCTTCCGCGCGTCCCCCGCTCACATCGTCATACCTAGCGAGCGGGGGACCCTCCCGTCAACGCGGCCCCGAAATACCCCACGCCCGCCCGGGCGTTCACCAGGGCGCGCGCTCGCCTGCGCGTCCACCGCCCGCCCATCCGATAATGCGGCCCACCGTGCTTCCCTCCTCGACCCCTCCCGCCGCCTTCCGCCCCGTCCTGCTCGCCGCGGCGCTCGCCGCCGCCCTCCTCCCGCCCGCCGCGCTCGCCGCCGATGCGCCCTCCCGCGAGGCGGCCCGGGCGCTCGCCGCCATCGTGGACGGCTCGCCGCTCGCCGGCGCGCGGGTGGGGATCCTCGTCTCGGCGGTGGACACGGGCGAGGTGATCTACGCGCGCGACCCCGACGTGCTGCTCAACCCCGCCTCCAACGTGAAGCTGGTGACGAGCGCCGCCGCGCTGGCGCGGCTCGGCCCCGAGTACCGCTTCGCCACCGAGTTCCTGGTCGAGCCGAAGGGCGGCGCGGCGCGGACGCTCTACGTGCGCGGCAAGGGCGATCCGTCCATCGTGACCGAGCGGCTCTGGGCCATGGCGGGCGACCTCCAGCACCTGGGCGTGAAGCGCGTCGGCGAGCTGGTGGTGGACGAGGGCTTCTTCGACGGCGAGCGGACCGGGCCCGGCTACGACCAGGAGGAGGGCGATCGCGCCTACCTCGCGCCCGCCGGGGCGCTCTCGCTCAACTTCAACGCGGTGGCGGTGCACGTCGGCCCCGGCGACCGGCGCGGCGCGCGCGGCCGGGTCGAGCTCGAGCCGGCGAGCGACTACCTCGAGGTCGAGAACCGCACCACCACCGTGCGCGCAGGCTCGCCGCGGCGCGTGATCATCGAGTCGGTCGCGCGGGGTGGAAAGCAGCGCATCGTGGTGAAGGGGCGCGTGCCGCTCGGCAGCCGGACGCAGCCGCAGTGGCGCCGCATCGAGGACCCGGCGCTCTACCTCGGCCACACGCTGGCGCGGCTGCTCGAGCTGCGCGGGGTGAAGGTGGGGAAGGTGCGCGCCGGCGCGACGCCCGAGGGCGCGCGGCTGGTGCTCGTGGCGCAGTCGGACCCGCTCGGCGAGCTCGTGCGCCGGCTCAACAAGACCTCGAACAACTTCGTGGCCGAGCAGCTCCTGAAGACGCTCGGCGCCGAGGTGAAGGGCGCGCCCGGGACCTGGCCGAAGGGCGTGCAGGTGGTGGAGGAGTTCCTGGCCGAGGCCGGCGTGCCGCGCGGCACGTACGTCATGAAGAACGGCTCGGGCCTCAACGACACGAACCGCTTCAGCGCGCGGCAGCTCGTGACGCTCCTCCGCGCCATGTACGCGCGGTTCCCGCTCCAGCCCGAGTACCTCTCCTCGCTGCCGGTGGCCGGCCGCGACGGCACCATCCGCTGGCGGATGGAGGGCACCGAGGCCGCCGGCCGGCTCCGCGCCAAGACCGGAACGCTCGAGAACGTCACCAGCCTCTCCGGCTACGTGGAGGACGGCGCGCACCGGACGCTCGCGTTCGCGGTGCTGGTGAACGACTACCCGGGCCGCTCCGCCGGCGTGCGCCGCGCGGTGGACGCGCTCGGCGCCGCGCTCGCCGCGAGCGGCGGGCCGCCGGCCGGCCTCGAGGCGGCGGTGGCGCAGGGGAAGGAGCCCGGGCCGGCCGCGGTGGTGGCGGTCGCCGCGACCACCGACCTGGCGCGCTCGGCGCAGCCGTACTACGCGCTCGCCCGCAGCGGCGATCCGCGCAACGAGCCGTTCCTGCGCGGCGCGCTCCGCGCCGAGACCGACCCCGCGCTCCGGCTCGCCATCGCCGAGGCCGCGTACCTGTCCGACCCCGAGGGCGAGGCGGCGCGGCGCAGCTTCCTCGACCTGGTCACCCCCGACGCGCGCGTGCTCGGCCGGCTCTGGTCGGCGATGGGCACCGAGGAGCCGCCGCCCGTCATCCCGTCGATCGCCGAGCTCGCCGGCGAGGGCGTCCCCGAGGCGCTCGCGAAGCTGGTCGAGCTCGCGCCCGCCGCCGCGCTCGACGGCGCGCTCGCGGCCCGCCTCGCCGAGGCGCTCGCCGGCGTGGCCGCGTCCGCGCCCGACGAGCTCGTCCAGGCGCTCCGGGCCGCGCGGGCGTCCGACGCGGACGCCGCCGTCGGCGCGCTCGGCGCCGGGCTGGCGCGCAGCGACGAGCGCGAGCATCCCTTCCCGCCCGCGCTCGCCGCGCTCGCCGGCCGGCAGGACGAGCTCGGGGCCTACGCCCGCACGCTCGGCCCGCGGCTCGAGGAGGCCCGCCACGCCGCCGAGGCGGTCCGCGCCGCGCCGGCGCTCGTGCCCGTCGGCGGGACGGTCGTGCCGGCCTCCGGGCGGTAGGCCGGGGCCCCGGCGTCGCCGATGTCAGGGGGGGCGGCTAGGCTCCAGCCTTCACTCACGACGCCTGCGTCCAGCGCAGGCCACGCAGGGGAGAGCGACGCCATGGTGAACAGGGTCATCCTCGTCGGGAACCTCGGGAAGGATCCGGAGGTCCGGTACACGTCCGGCGGCCAGGCGGTCGCGAACCTCCGCATCGCCACCTCCCGCTCCTGGACCGACAAGCAGTCCGGGCAGCGCAAGGAGGAGACGGAGTGGCACGACGTCGAGGTCTGGGGGAAGCAGGCCGAGCAGTGCGGTGAGTACCTGGCGAAGGGCCGCCAGGTCTACGTCGAGGGCCGCCTCAAGACCGACAAGTGGCAGGACAAGCAGTCCGGCCAGGAGCGGTCGAAGGTGAAGGTGGTCGCCGAGACCGTCCGCTTCCTCGGCGGCGGCGCTGGCGGCGGCGCCGGGCGCGGCGCCGGCGGCCCCGGCCGCCAGCACGGCCCCGACGACGCCCCTCCGGGCGGCTTCGAGGAGCCGGATTCCGGCCCTGGCCCCGGCTTCGGTTCGGGGGGCGGCGCGGGCGGCGGTGGGCCGGACGACATTCCGTTCTAGCCGGCGCGCACCGCGGGCAGCACCGACGGCGGGGGCCTGCTGGCCTCCGCCGTCTTCCGTTCCAGGCGTGGCGCCACGCGGGTTCCGGGGTGCGCGGCTGTCGGCACCGCGCGCATTTGCGGGGTTCGCTGTCCGTGCAATAAGACGGCATGTCCTTCTGGAAGCGATGGCTCGGCCGAGGCGCGGGCACCCCGGAGCCGGCCGGCGAGGCGCCCGAGCCCGAGGTGCCGGAGTTCCCCTATCCGCTGGTCGCCGTCCCGGGCCGCGACGCGGTGGAGGAGTGGCTGCGGCTGCGCGAGCTGTGGCGGCCGGAGGGTGCCTGCCCGGTGCTCCTCGGCCCGCGCGAGCAGGTGGAGTCCGCGCGGGAGGGGCTCGAGGGCGCCGACGTCGCCGCGATGCTGCGGGCCGCCGAGGGGCTCGACGGGCCCGAGGTCCTCGAGCGGCGGCGGCGCGAGGCCGAGGCGGACTACGCCGCCGACCCGTCGGCGCTGCAGGAGAACGGCCTGTTCGTCCCGCAGGGCGAGTGGCCCGCGACGCCGTCGCGCGGCCACCAGCTCGGCGCGCACTGCGACCTCACCACCGACCGCCCGCATCCCGTCGTGTACTTCGCCCGGATCCCGACCGTGCACTCCTGGGAGGCGTTCGCCCACCTGAACTACGGCGCGTGGAACGCGTGCCCCGCGACCGAGGAGCACGTCGCGCTGCACCGCCACTGGCACGAGCGCCACGGGTCGGAGATCTACGCGGTCGCCGGCGACGTGGTGGAGTGCTGGGTGCCGCGCCCGCCCGAGGATCGCGAGGGCGCCGAGGCGCTCGCGCGCGAGCAGTGCCTGTACTGCGACGACATCGTGCACCAGGGCACGCAGACCTTGCTGAACCTCGCCGCCGAGCTGAAGGGCTCGCACGCGTGGTTCTTCTGGTGGGACTGACGGCCGACGCGACGGCCTCGACACGGTCGGGGCTTGCCGCGCGCCCGGACCACGCACAGCGACGCGCGCGCCGCTGCACGCACCCATCGGCACCCCGCGCCACACGGGACGACATCCCGCGACTGCGGCCTTCCCGCGCCGCGCTGGAGTCGCGATCTTGCGTGATAGGCTCGCGCCCTCCCCCGCCACATGGCCACCATCCTCGAGAAGTACGAGCAGATCCTCGCGGCCGACCCCCGGTCGCGCATCTTCGTCGAGCTCGCCCGCGCGCTGCTCGAGCGCGGGCAGCACGCGCGCGCCATCGAGATCTGCCGGCAGGGCCTCGAGCACCACCCGTCCTCCATCCTGGGGCGCGTGATCTGGGGACGGGCGCTCCTCGAGTCGGGTGACACGAAGGACGCGAACGATCAGTTCGAGATCGCCATCGCGGTCGATCCGGGCAGCCCGTACGCGTACAACCTGGTGGGCGAGGCGCTGGTCGCGAAGGGGCTCTTCCGCGACGCGCTGCCCGTGCTCCTGCGGGCCGTGGAGCTGCAGCCGGCGGACGCCCGCGTGCGCGGCTGGCTGGAGCAGGCGAAGCGCGGCGTGCGCGAGGACGGCGCCGCGCCGGGCGCCGAGGACGCGCCCGCGCCGGCGCGCGCCGCCGCGCCGGACGAGGTGACCGAGCCGTACCGGCCGCTCACCGACGAGCCGCCGAAGGCGGAGGTCCCGCCGGAGCTCGAGCCGACCGCGACGTTCGACCTCCCGCCGCGCGCGGCGCCCCGGCCGCGGACGGCCGCTTCACCCACCGTCGCGCCGACGCCCCCGGTGCTGGCGCGCGAGCCGGGCCGGTCGCCGCCGGCCGACGGCGGCGACGCGGCGCTCGAGGCCGCGCTCGCCTTCGACGTCGCCTACCCGCGGAACGCCGCGCTGCCCGCGGACGAGCCGCTCGACGCGCCCGCAGCGCCGGCCAGCGTGGTCGAGCCCCCGGACGCGGACGAGCCGCTGGGCCCGCCCGAGCAGCCGGCGCCTCCGCCCGCGGCGGCGCCTGCGCCGCCCCGCCCGCCGCCCATCCGCGCCACCCCGCCGCCGCTCGCGCGCGACGAGCTGCCCGCGTCGCTGCTCTCGCTCATCCCCGGCCCCCCGCCGCGCGGCGGCGCGCCGACGGGCGCCGCGACGGCAGCGGCGCCCGCGGCCCGCGCCCGTCCGGCGGCCGCGCCGGACGCGGCCGAGGCGGAGCGGATCGCGGCGGAGTACGAGCGCGAGGTGCGCGAGCGCCTGCTCGCCGCGCCCGAGCCGCCCCCCTCCTTCCTGCGCCGCCACCGCCGCGCGGTGCTGGCCGGCGCGGCCGTGTTCGCGCTCCTCGCCGGCGCCGCGGTGTACCTGGTGGTGGACGCGCGCGTCGCCGCCCGGAACGCGGTGGGCGCCGCCGCGCGCGCCCGCGCCGGGCTCGCCCGCGACACCGCCGGCTCGCTCGCCGAGGCGGCGCGGCTGCTCGCCGACGCGCGGCGGATGGGCGCCGGCCCGGAGGTGACCTCGCTCGCCGCGCAGGTCGCGGCGGTGCGCGCCTCCGAGTTCGGCGACGAG from Anaeromyxobacter dehalogenans 2CP-C includes:
- the dacB gene encoding D-alanyl-D-alanine carboxypeptidase/D-alanyl-D-alanine endopeptidase codes for the protein MLPSSTPPAAFRPVLLAAALAAALLPPAALAADAPSREAARALAAIVDGSPLAGARVGILVSAVDTGEVIYARDPDVLLNPASNVKLVTSAAALARLGPEYRFATEFLVEPKGGAARTLYVRGKGDPSIVTERLWAMAGDLQHLGVKRVGELVVDEGFFDGERTGPGYDQEEGDRAYLAPAGALSLNFNAVAVHVGPGDRRGARGRVELEPASDYLEVENRTTTVRAGSPRRVIIESVARGGKQRIVVKGRVPLGSRTQPQWRRIEDPALYLGHTLARLLELRGVKVGKVRAGATPEGARLVLVAQSDPLGELVRRLNKTSNNFVAEQLLKTLGAEVKGAPGTWPKGVQVVEEFLAEAGVPRGTYVMKNGSGLNDTNRFSARQLVTLLRAMYARFPLQPEYLSSLPVAGRDGTIRWRMEGTEAAGRLRAKTGTLENVTSLSGYVEDGAHRTLAFAVLVNDYPGRSAGVRRAVDALGAALAASGGPPAGLEAAVAQGKEPGPAAVVAVAATTDLARSAQPYYALARSGDPRNEPFLRGALRAETDPALRLAIAEAAYLSDPEGEAARRSFLDLVTPDARVLGRLWSAMGTEEPPPVIPSIAELAGEGVPEALAKLVELAPAAALDGALAARLAEALAGVAASAPDELVQALRAARASDADAAVGALGAGLARSDEREHPFPPALAALAGRQDELGAYARTLGPRLEEARHAAEAVRAAPALVPVGGTVVPASGR
- a CDS encoding single-stranded DNA-binding protein, with protein sequence MVNRVILVGNLGKDPEVRYTSGGQAVANLRIATSRSWTDKQSGQRKEETEWHDVEVWGKQAEQCGEYLAKGRQVYVEGRLKTDKWQDKQSGQERSKVKVVAETVRFLGGGAGGGAGRGAGGPGRQHGPDDAPPGGFEEPDSGPGPGFGSGGGAGGGGPDDIPF
- a CDS encoding DUF4253 domain-containing protein; translation: MSFWKRWLGRGAGTPEPAGEAPEPEVPEFPYPLVAVPGRDAVEEWLRLRELWRPEGACPVLLGPREQVESAREGLEGADVAAMLRAAEGLDGPEVLERRRREAEADYAADPSALQENGLFVPQGEWPATPSRGHQLGAHCDLTTDRPHPVVYFARIPTVHSWEAFAHLNYGAWNACPATEEHVALHRHWHERHGSEIYAVAGDVVECWVPRPPEDREGAEALAREQCLYCDDIVHQGTQTLLNLAAELKGSHAWFFWWD